A region of Paenibacillus thiaminolyticus DNA encodes the following proteins:
- the citZ gene encoding citrate synthase translates to MTATKGLEGIVAAESSISSIIDGTLTYRGYNIDDLADYATFEEVVYLLWHGKLPNRDELSALQKQFDENSAISPAVIDQMRLYPSNANTMAVLRSAISALALYDDLADDMSREANVAKAVKLQAKLPAVVAAYARLRAGKEPVAPQAGRSIAYNFLYMLTGEEPEASAVKAMDKALVLHADHELNASTFAARVTVATLSDVYSGVVSAIGALKGPLHGGANEAVMKMLEEIGSLDRVEDYIQDKLDRKEKIMGFGHRVYKNGDPRAKHLQAMSRELGSKSGNLELYNMSVRIEEIVTGQKGLKPNVDFYSASVYTLLGIPRDLFTPIFAISRVSGWTAHILEQYENNRIIRPRAEYTGPAVQRYVPIAER, encoded by the coding sequence ATGACAGCGACGAAAGGTTTGGAAGGTATTGTTGCAGCGGAATCGTCGATCAGCTCGATTATCGACGGAACGCTGACCTACCGCGGTTACAATATCGACGATTTGGCTGACTACGCAACCTTTGAAGAGGTTGTGTACTTGCTCTGGCATGGCAAGCTGCCGAACCGTGACGAATTATCTGCATTACAGAAGCAATTCGACGAGAATTCGGCAATTTCTCCTGCCGTCATCGATCAAATGAGATTGTACCCGTCGAACGCCAATACGATGGCTGTTCTCCGCTCCGCGATTTCCGCCCTGGCTCTGTACGACGATCTGGCCGACGACATGAGCCGGGAGGCGAATGTCGCCAAGGCGGTGAAGCTGCAGGCGAAGCTGCCTGCCGTGGTTGCCGCTTATGCGCGTCTGCGTGCGGGCAAGGAGCCGGTGGCTCCGCAAGCCGGCCGTTCCATCGCATACAATTTCCTGTATATGCTGACCGGGGAAGAGCCGGAGGCAAGCGCAGTGAAGGCGATGGACAAAGCGCTCGTTCTTCACGCAGATCATGAGTTGAACGCTTCCACGTTCGCCGCGCGCGTCACGGTGGCGACGCTCTCCGACGTGTATTCCGGCGTCGTGTCGGCTATCGGAGCGTTGAAGGGACCGCTTCATGGCGGAGCCAATGAAGCCGTCATGAAGATGCTTGAAGAGATCGGTTCGCTTGATCGCGTGGAGGATTACATTCAAGACAAGCTCGATCGCAAAGAAAAGATCATGGGCTTCGGACATCGCGTATACAAGAATGGAGATCCGCGCGCGAAGCATCTTCAGGCGATGTCTCGCGAGCTTGGCAGCAAGAGCGGCAATCTCGAGCTGTATAACATGTCGGTCCGCATTGAAGAGATTGTGACCGGTCAGAAGGGGCTGAAGCCGAACGTCGACTTCTATTCGGCCTCGGTGTACACGCTGCTTGGCATTCCGCGCGATCTGTTTACTCCGATCTTCGCGATAAGCCGGGTATCCGGATGGACGGCTCATATTTTGGAGCAATACGAGAACAACCGGATTATCCGTCCGCGCGCTGAATATACCGGACCGGCCGTCCAGCGCTACGTTCCAATTGCGGAGCGATAA
- the ytvI gene encoding sporulation integral membrane protein YtvI, whose protein sequence is MNHILLKRLWRGSLVLGGSILVCVACYFLLPVMYPFLIAWLIALLLNPIVDWMSESLRFPRWLSVTVSLLLFLLGMMTIAAAVITRIVKEIYTVSLTMDYTLNQWRDLFIRFFDSGEVQQLIHLISSIYKDNPNVQESINRNLADTAQTVTTTITNLITLFLDGIIRLLTSLPNVATIAIVVLLAAFFISKDWLRWRRMVLAWVQEPLRTPAGTIWHDLKGALFGYCRAQFLLISMTMVFVTIGLILLRVDYAITIGLLVGLVDLLPYLGVGAVMVPWMIYSFAIGNTSFGIGLAVLYAIVLVARQVMEPKVLASSLGLDPLIMLMATFAGLKLLGVLGLIAGPVAVVIIAALHRAGIFTDLRNYIMAGRH, encoded by the coding sequence ATGAATCACATACTGTTGAAACGGCTGTGGAGAGGAAGCCTTGTCTTGGGAGGATCCATCCTTGTCTGCGTCGCTTGCTACTTTCTCTTGCCTGTGATGTACCCGTTCCTGATCGCGTGGCTGATCGCGCTCCTGCTGAACCCGATCGTGGATTGGATGAGCGAATCGCTGCGCTTTCCCCGCTGGCTCAGCGTCACGGTGTCGCTGCTGCTGTTCCTGCTCGGAATGATGACGATTGCGGCCGCCGTCATTACGCGCATCGTCAAAGAAATATACACAGTATCGTTAACGATGGATTATACTCTCAACCAATGGAGGGATCTGTTCATCCGTTTTTTCGACAGCGGGGAGGTACAGCAGCTCATTCATTTGATCAGTTCGATCTACAAGGACAATCCGAATGTCCAGGAGTCGATCAACCGCAATCTGGCCGATACCGCGCAGACCGTCACAACCACGATTACGAACCTGATCACGCTCTTCCTGGATGGCATCATCCGGCTGCTTACCAGCCTGCCCAACGTCGCGACCATTGCGATCGTCGTCCTGCTCGCCGCCTTCTTCATCAGCAAAGATTGGCTGCGATGGCGGCGCATGGTGCTCGCGTGGGTGCAGGAGCCCCTCCGGACGCCGGCCGGCACCATTTGGCATGATCTGAAGGGGGCCCTGTTCGGTTACTGCCGGGCACAATTCCTGCTCATCTCGATGACGATGGTCTTCGTCACGATCGGCCTCATCCTGCTCCGGGTCGACTACGCGATCACAATCGGACTGTTGGTCGGCCTTGTCGATTTGCTCCCCTACCTGGGTGTGGGAGCGGTCATGGTGCCTTGGATGATATACAGCTTCGCGATCGGCAACACCTCGTTCGGTATCGGACTTGCCGTCCTCTATGCGATTGTCCTTGTCGCCCGCCAGGTGATGGAGCCGAAAGTGCTCGCCTCCAGCCTCGGGCTCGATCCGCTCATCATGCTCATGGCCACCTTCGCCGGCCTCAAGCTGCTCGGCGTGCTCGGCCTGATCGCCGGGCCCGTCGCCGTCGTCATCATTGCCGCGCTGCACCGGGCCGGAATCTTCACGGACTTGCGCAATTACATTATGGCGGGAAGACATTGA
- a CDS encoding response regulator transcription factor: MKIRVLIVDDDAFIRESLKIIVGMHEDMEIVGTCANGCEAEEMAAEQGADVVLMDVRMPVCDGVEGTKRLKGRLPGVKVLILTTFDDDEYIVQAIRNGASGYLLKNNAPDRIVEGIRTVFAGSVLMDSDVARKLASLVHVPPREQAQATGRAQYGLTAAEQQIMERIAEGMSNKEIAAALFLSEGTVKNYISDILSKLGLRDRTQLAIHYWKNR, translated from the coding sequence ATGAAAATACGAGTTCTTATTGTCGATGATGATGCGTTTATCCGCGAAAGTCTGAAAATTATCGTCGGCATGCATGAAGACATGGAGATTGTTGGGACATGCGCCAACGGCTGCGAAGCCGAAGAAATGGCGGCGGAACAAGGAGCCGATGTCGTCTTGATGGACGTGCGGATGCCCGTCTGCGACGGAGTGGAAGGAACGAAGCGGCTGAAGGGGCGGCTTCCCGGGGTGAAGGTGCTCATTCTCACCACGTTCGACGATGACGAATATATCGTGCAGGCGATACGGAATGGCGCCAGCGGCTACCTGCTGAAGAACAATGCCCCGGATCGGATTGTCGAGGGGATCCGTACCGTATTCGCCGGCTCGGTGCTGATGGATTCCGATGTTGCCCGCAAGCTGGCTTCGCTTGTCCACGTGCCGCCTCGGGAGCAGGCGCAGGCCACCGGACGCGCGCAATACGGACTCACCGCGGCGGAGCAGCAGATTATGGAGCGCATCGCCGAAGGCATGTCGAACAAGGAGATCGCCGCGGCGCTTTTTTTGAGCGAAGGAACGGTAAAAAATTACATATCCGATATATTATCGAAGCTGGGGCTTAGGGACAGGACGCAGCTGGCTATCCACTATTGGAAGAACCGCTGA
- a CDS encoding sensor histidine kinase, which translates to MLQEKIRTGLRYGLLVFPILGTVFMEDIASYGVYASYALGLLALVELRRFRLHETVHLALFVAELLYMVWFAHRYGGCLFLLFGSALASHPPDWTRGGHAAGASLALAALNVSMLGRDWEGALTANLALAALALLCLNEYVSRQDRRRLERLNDTLRQQTYELETARRNMVRYARTVEAAAQADERNRIAHELHDELGHKLIRLKLMLDAAEQIRSQDAERALELQGTVREQLAESMELLRITVRRMKPDESDIRAYSLERLVQSVNEEGRVRAVYRVAGLPCPLYPSIELALFHNAREAITNALRHGGATEVELTVQYEPDRVTLEVMNNGALPAQPVNAGMGLQGMEQRTGAVGGSIEWETEPRFVIRTRIPIASRI; encoded by the coding sequence ATGCTTCAAGAGAAAATAAGAACGGGACTTCGCTACGGTCTGCTGGTGTTTCCGATCCTGGGCACGGTCTTTATGGAAGATATAGCGTCCTATGGGGTCTATGCTTCCTATGCGCTTGGTCTATTGGCCCTGGTTGAACTGCGACGCTTCCGGCTGCATGAGACGGTCCACTTGGCATTATTTGTGGCAGAGCTGCTCTATATGGTCTGGTTCGCCCATCGCTATGGCGGCTGCCTGTTCCTGCTCTTCGGCTCGGCGTTGGCCTCTCACCCACCGGATTGGACGCGGGGAGGGCATGCCGCAGGCGCCTCATTGGCCCTGGCCGCGCTGAATGTCTCGATGCTTGGCCGGGACTGGGAAGGGGCGCTCACCGCCAATCTGGCGCTGGCGGCACTGGCGCTGCTCTGCCTGAACGAATACGTTTCCCGGCAGGACAGAAGGAGGCTGGAGCGTCTTAACGACACCTTGCGCCAGCAGACGTACGAATTGGAGACCGCGCGCCGGAATATGGTCCGTTATGCGCGGACGGTGGAGGCGGCCGCCCAGGCGGATGAGCGCAACCGGATCGCACATGAGCTGCATGATGAACTCGGGCATAAGCTGATCCGGTTGAAGCTGATGCTGGATGCCGCGGAGCAGATTCGCTCGCAGGATGCCGAACGGGCGCTCGAGCTGCAGGGAACGGTGCGGGAGCAGCTTGCCGAGAGCATGGAGCTGCTGCGGATCACGGTGCGGCGGATGAAGCCGGACGAGAGCGATATTCGCGCCTATTCGCTGGAGCGGCTCGTGCAGAGCGTGAACGAGGAAGGCCGCGTCCGCGCGGTCTATCGGGTGGCTGGCCTGCCCTGCCCGCTCTATCCGAGCATCGAGCTCGCGTTGTTCCACAATGCGCGGGAGGCGATTACGAATGCGCTGCGGCATGGCGGCGCGACCGAGGTTGAGTTGACGGTTCAATATGAACCGGACCGCGTCACGCTGGAAGTGATGAATAATGGCGCCCTGCCAGCGCAGCCCGTTAACGCCGGCATGGGGCTGCAAGGGATGGAGCAGCGGACGGGAGCGGTCGGAGGGAGCATCGAGTGGGAGACGGAGCCTCGCTTCGTCATTCGCACGCGCATTCCAATCGCTTCCCGAATATAA
- a CDS encoding ABC transporter ATP-binding protein encodes MNIVEIRNVVKKFNERLVVDHLQATIEQGEIFGLLGPNGAGKSTTIHMLSGLLPIDAGEIKVNGYSVTSQTMEVKRRIGLVPQDLAIYEQMTARDNVTFFAKLYGLRGKQLQAGVDEALEQVGLSDRQGDRPESFSGGMKRRLNIACAIAHRPMLIIMDEPTVGIDPHSRNHILESVRQLNESGSTIIYTSHYMEEVEAICTRVGIMNEGRLIACGTQQQLKEEIGQDDKLRIHVKTMADSNPASAVEECKRHPRIKQAVWEQNTLELLLPSADASLQDILFILSKHGLAVQSLEREQPNLERLFMSLTGRQLRD; translated from the coding sequence ATGAATATCGTCGAAATTCGCAATGTCGTCAAAAAATTCAATGAACGCCTTGTCGTCGACCATCTTCAGGCGACGATTGAGCAAGGAGAAATCTTCGGGCTGCTCGGTCCCAATGGCGCCGGGAAGAGCACAACGATTCATATGCTGAGCGGCCTGCTTCCGATCGATGCGGGAGAGATAAAGGTGAACGGCTACTCCGTCACCAGCCAGACCATGGAAGTGAAGCGCCGAATCGGACTCGTTCCGCAGGATCTGGCTATCTATGAGCAGATGACGGCGCGGGACAACGTAACCTTTTTCGCGAAGCTGTACGGACTGCGGGGCAAGCAGCTCCAAGCCGGCGTCGACGAGGCCCTCGAGCAGGTCGGCCTGTCCGACCGGCAGGGCGATCGGCCGGAATCGTTCTCCGGCGGGATGAAGCGCCGCCTGAATATTGCCTGCGCCATCGCCCATCGTCCGATGCTCATCATTATGGATGAGCCGACCGTCGGCATCGATCCGCATTCGCGCAATCATATTTTAGAATCCGTCCGGCAATTGAATGAATCGGGTTCAACGATTATTTATACAAGTCACTACATGGAGGAAGTCGAGGCCATCTGCACCCGCGTCGGCATTATGAATGAAGGGCGGCTTATCGCCTGCGGAACGCAGCAGCAGCTCAAGGAAGAGATCGGTCAGGACGACAAGCTCCGCATCCACGTCAAGACGATGGCAGACAGCAACCCGGCGTCGGCCGTGGAGGAATGCAAGCGGCACCCGCGCATCAAGCAGGCCGTCTGGGAACAGAATACGCTCGAACTGCTGCTGCCGTCGGCGGACGCTTCTCTGCAGGATATTCTGTTCATTCTCTCGAAGCACGGGCTGGCGGTACAATCCCTCGAGCGGGAGCAGCCGAATCTGGAACGGCTGTTCATGTCGCTGACCGGCCGGCAATTACGGGATTAG
- a CDS encoding ABC transporter permease, translated as MWGITLTELRQHRRWGTHILANLIFPLLTIFLLGSSLSGAGQFQRGDEHLVPAKVGIVQLDQGALSQPLERFLQEDKVRQWLEPVFLSDRDKVLQQVFDSKIDFGLVIPASFSEQVMAGHEASWEMIMGKSYSTNMAAKSVLGSFLERVNTEQAISLTLAGAAAIPDDGKTAPDRVDSGAARASAEAGAFASPVEIEPVSDASTPTAMQYYAVSMLTMFMLYTGMSLSLSVISDRRNHTFHRILTAPIRPFAYMGGKMMGQSLLGFGQGLCIIWFTHWLYGVSWGPQPWLIACICLLTVLASMSIGTITAAFARSEKSIKSLFPFLVITMTALSGGFVPINSIQATFGPYTVSHWTMQSLLRLMTAPDWNEAVPYLWMLAAIMAGLSVLAACFVRKVVNYV; from the coding sequence ATGTGGGGCATAACATTAACCGAGCTCAGACAACATCGCCGTTGGGGCACGCATATTCTCGCTAACCTGATCTTTCCGCTATTGACGATATTTCTGCTTGGCTCGTCGCTGTCCGGAGCAGGGCAATTCCAACGGGGAGATGAACATCTCGTCCCCGCGAAGGTCGGCATCGTTCAGCTCGATCAGGGCGCGCTCTCGCAGCCGTTGGAGCGCTTCCTGCAGGAGGATAAGGTGCGGCAGTGGCTAGAGCCCGTATTTCTGTCCGACAGGGACAAGGTTCTCCAGCAAGTGTTTGACAGCAAGATCGATTTCGGCCTCGTCATCCCCGCTTCCTTTTCCGAGCAGGTTATGGCCGGGCATGAAGCTTCCTGGGAGATGATTATGGGCAAATCATACAGCACGAACATGGCAGCCAAATCAGTGCTAGGCTCCTTCCTGGAACGCGTCAATACGGAGCAAGCGATCAGCCTGACGCTGGCGGGAGCCGCAGCCATTCCTGACGACGGCAAGACAGCCCCGGACCGTGTCGATTCGGGCGCCGCCCGGGCCAGCGCAGAAGCGGGCGCATTCGCTTCTCCCGTGGAAATCGAGCCGGTCTCGGATGCGAGCACGCCGACGGCCATGCAGTACTATGCGGTCTCGATGCTTACGATGTTCATGCTCTATACCGGTATGAGCTTATCTCTGTCGGTCATCTCCGATCGGCGCAATCATACATTCCACCGGATTCTGACGGCTCCGATTCGCCCATTTGCATATATGGGCGGAAAAATGATGGGACAGTCGCTGCTCGGCTTCGGGCAGGGCCTTTGCATCATCTGGTTCACACATTGGCTGTATGGCGTGAGCTGGGGGCCGCAGCCATGGCTTATCGCATGCATCTGCCTGCTCACGGTGCTGGCTTCCATGAGCATCGGCACGATTACCGCGGCGTTTGCGCGGTCGGAAAAATCAATCAAAAGCTTATTTCCATTTCTCGTCATTACGATGACGGCATTGAGCGGCGGATTCGTGCCGATCAACAGCATCCAAGCCACCTTCGGCCCTTATACGGTATCGCATTGGACGATGCAGAGCCTGCTGCGGCTGATGACCGCGCCTGATTGGAATGAGGCCGTACCTTATCTATGGATGCTGGCCGCCATAATGGCAGGACTATCGGTGCTCGCGGCCTGCTTCGTAAGAAAGGTGGTCAACTATGTCTAG
- a CDS encoding ABC transporter permease yields MSSLLIAQWFLKRMFANKRTIFLSFILPAVLVSAFLLQLHIVEQSRQAIMYVDHDRSELSAHLLQAVGRDFELIEAVDEAELREHILELKSSSGFVIPPQYGDDLMNGELPAPKLLQLNLSETSVVLQLLLNEQTENTLLLVNSIRSRHPEPEMLNGAIQNALKEQRLYRVHANVTDYELYVSPSLRISMGLFLMFMLLSSMNLVSVMLEDKLNYTMQRTATAPVHGWQISLGQFLGGFFFGTLQIAAVLLLTRLVGIDMGMSLLAQWSLLELFLITSMGMACMLGSIVGSPALFNRVSFGLIVPTCMLGGCYWPIEMMNSEMQKLSYFVPQRWVLDAMDMLASGGSWSAISLHVLVLLLFGFVLMGIGSAVLRPAKRHAL; encoded by the coding sequence ATGTCTAGTCTACTGATTGCGCAATGGTTCCTGAAGCGAATGTTTGCCAACAAGCGAACGATTTTCTTGTCTTTCATCCTGCCGGCCGTACTCGTCTCCGCCTTTTTGCTGCAGCTTCATATTGTGGAGCAAAGCCGTCAGGCGATTATGTACGTGGACCATGACCGTTCCGAACTGTCGGCTCATCTGCTCCAGGCGGTTGGGCGGGATTTCGAGCTAATTGAAGCGGTGGATGAAGCCGAGTTGCGGGAGCATATTCTTGAGCTGAAAAGCAGCTCCGGATTCGTCATTCCCCCGCAATATGGGGACGACCTGATGAACGGTGAGCTTCCTGCCCCCAAGCTGCTGCAATTGAATCTGAGCGAGACCAGCGTAGTTCTTCAGCTGCTGCTCAACGAACAGACAGAGAACACGCTGCTGCTCGTGAATTCGATCCGCAGCCGCCATCCGGAGCCGGAGATGCTCAACGGGGCCATCCAGAATGCGCTGAAGGAGCAGCGCCTGTACAGAGTGCATGCGAACGTAACCGATTATGAGCTCTACGTATCCCCTTCCCTGCGCATCAGCATGGGGTTGTTCCTGATGTTCATGCTGCTATCCTCCATGAATCTTGTCTCCGTTATGCTAGAGGATAAGCTGAACTACACGATGCAGCGTACAGCGACCGCTCCTGTCCATGGGTGGCAGATATCACTCGGCCAGTTCCTGGGCGGATTCTTCTTCGGAACGCTGCAGATTGCGGCCGTATTGCTCCTTACACGGCTTGTCGGAATCGATATGGGCATGTCTCTGCTTGCCCAATGGAGTCTGCTGGAGCTGTTCCTTATCACCAGCATGGGCATGGCTTGCATGCTCGGCTCGATCGTCGGCAGCCCGGCGCTGTTCAACCGGGTCAGCTTCGGCCTTATCGTCCCGACCTGCATGCTGGGTGGATGCTACTGGCCGATTGAGATGATGAACTCGGAGATGCAGAAGCTCTCCTACTTCGTACCGCAGCGCTGGGTGCTCGACGCTATGGACATGCTCGCTTCCGGCGGTTCCTGGTCTGCCATCTCGCTTCACGTACTCGTGCTGCTCCTGTTCGGCTTCGTCCTGATGGGCATCGGCTCCGCGGTGCTGCGGCCTGCCAAGCGGCATGCGCTGTAA
- a CDS encoding ClbS/DfsB family four-helix bundle protein, producing MASYEYASKQQLKETIHAAYLLLDGELEEIDDSQKDKRIPEVDRTPAEIIAYQLGWLNLVMGWDKDELAGKPVIMPAPDYKWNQLGGLYQSFYAAYADLSLTELRRLFRDTERQWLDWIDTLSEEELFVQSVRVWTGDKPNWPMARWIHINSVAPFKTFRAKIRKWKKNQEQA from the coding sequence ATGGCGAGCTACGAATACGCATCCAAACAACAGCTAAAAGAAACCATCCATGCCGCTTATCTGCTGCTGGACGGTGAGCTCGAGGAGATTGACGACAGTCAAAAGGACAAAAGAATTCCTGAAGTCGATAGAACTCCCGCCGAAATCATCGCCTACCAACTCGGATGGTTGAATCTTGTTATGGGCTGGGATAAAGACGAACTGGCGGGAAAACCTGTTATCATGCCGGCGCCGGATTATAAATGGAACCAGCTCGGCGGCCTGTACCAGTCGTTCTACGCTGCTTACGCCGATCTTTCCTTGACCGAGCTCCGGCGGTTGTTCCGAGATACAGAACGCCAGTGGCTGGACTGGATCGACACCTTAAGCGAGGAAGAGCTGTTTGTCCAATCTGTCCGAGTATGGACCGGGGACAAGCCGAACTGGCCGATGGCCCGATGGATCCACATCAATTCCGTCGCTCCCTTCAAAACATTCCGGGCAAAAATCAGGAAGTGGAAAAAGAATCAGGAACAAGCGTAA
- a CDS encoding GNAT family N-acetyltransferase encodes MIELRKITHDNFEAVLKLSITDEQKGNVDSSIYCLAKAYVKILNDEKPPMIFAICNNDEVIGYVDIGFYELAEGSLLCEKYGDKSTYGLNRFMIDKKHQGKGFGKQAMMKVIDYIKSFPQGKADAVATSYWLVNEAVRKLFASVGFVETGAIWDGQTGGNWNAERKDIEYAEVGARLGL; translated from the coding sequence ATGATTGAATTAAGAAAGATTACCCACGATAATTTTGAGGCAGTGTTGAAGTTAAGCATAACAGACGAGCAGAAAGGAAATGTGGATTCCAGCATATATTGTTTGGCTAAAGCCTATGTAAAGATACTCAACGACGAAAAACCTCCTATGATCTTCGCTATATGCAACAATGATGAAGTCATAGGATATGTCGATATTGGATTTTACGAACTGGCGGAAGGTTCACTTTTATGTGAAAAATATGGAGATAAATCTACTTATGGACTTAATCGCTTTATGATTGATAAAAAGCATCAAGGCAAAGGATTTGGCAAACAAGCAATGATGAAAGTTATTGATTACATAAAGTCGTTTCCACAAGGAAAAGCCGATGCAGTTGCTACATCATATTGGCTGGTAAACGAAGCCGTCCGGAAGTTGTTTGCGTCTGTCGGTTTCGTTGAAACAGGAGCGATATGGGACGGACAAACAGGGGGTAATTGGAATGCAGAAAGAAAAGATATAGAGTATGCAGAAGTAGGTGCCAGACTTGGATTATAA
- a CDS encoding DJ-1/PfpI family protein: MKTLLLMGRQRFMKREIKPIRTEEGMLVIADNTFEQLNVDEYDSLLITGAADAQGMVEDESTQEFVSKFYDTGTLIGAISIAPILLLKLGYLKEKPFMIGVEKSNLYEEGFTDDDMKYMIGWEESCDEVVPEKYLKTDNIITSVAFGFRQWAMAIGKELNIELYPKSFDL; the protein is encoded by the coding sequence ATGAAGACTTTATTGTTGATGGGGCGCCAACGTTTTATGAAGCGCGAAATCAAGCCAATTAGAACAGAAGAAGGTATGCTTGTAATTGCAGATAATACTTTTGAACAGCTAAATGTGGATGAATATGATTCACTTTTGATAACAGGTGCTGCTGATGCTCAAGGCATGGTAGAAGATGAATCGACTCAAGAATTTGTAAGTAAATTTTATGATACTGGCACATTAATTGGTGCTATTTCGATTGCTCCAATATTACTCTTAAAACTTGGATATTTAAAAGAAAAACCTTTTATGATAGGAGTAGAAAAATCCAATCTATATGAGGAAGGTTTTACAGATGATGATATGAAATACATGATTGGTTGGGAAGAGTCTTGCGATGAAGTTGTACCTGAAAAATATTTAAAGACAGATAATATCATTACATCTGTAGCATTTGGTTTTCGACAATGGGCTATGGCAATAGGAAAAGAATTAAATATTGAACTTTATCCAAAAAGCTTTGATTTATAG
- a CDS encoding FxsA family protein, producing MNPIMIGILIVLTLIPALEIYGFLLVSGWIGGWNTFLLILLTSVIGAIIARYEAAQVWGEAQKQLQARQVPGRAVIDGLCILAGGVLLLTPGFFTDIVGFTLVFPLTRPLYRHYLLKWIEKKMKDGSFIYYKRY from the coding sequence ATGAACCCGATCATGATAGGCATACTTATCGTATTGACCTTAATTCCGGCTTTGGAGATATATGGGTTCCTCCTCGTCAGCGGCTGGATAGGAGGGTGGAACACGTTCCTCCTGATCCTTTTGACCAGTGTGATCGGCGCGATCATCGCACGCTACGAAGCGGCTCAAGTATGGGGAGAGGCCCAGAAGCAGCTTCAAGCGAGACAGGTTCCGGGGCGGGCGGTCATTGACGGGCTATGTATATTGGCTGGCGGCGTGCTGCTGCTGACCCCCGGGTTTTTCACGGATATCGTGGGCTTCACGCTCGTGTTTCCGCTGACCCGGCCCCTATACAGGCATTACTTGCTCAAATGGATTGAAAAGAAAATGAAGGATGGCAGCTTCATCTACTATAAGCGATATTGA
- a CDS encoding acyl-CoA thioesterase — protein MSDSEMNTQAAWYGFPLRVRYQETDRMDVVFHGNYVTWFEVGRTEWIRAQGLTYRELEARGLLLPVVDLHLHFMRPAVYDDTVVVFTKLIQRTPLRLTFASSICRAGEEGAEAGWYVEPEGERLVEGETTLAWLNANWRPARIEREAPDVWELLKQACP, from the coding sequence ATGAGCGATTCCGAAATGAACACGCAAGCCGCGTGGTATGGATTTCCGCTCCGTGTTAGATATCAGGAGACCGACCGGATGGATGTCGTATTCCATGGCAATTACGTCACCTGGTTCGAGGTGGGCCGGACTGAATGGATTCGGGCCCAAGGCTTAACCTACCGTGAACTGGAAGCGCGGGGATTGCTGTTGCCGGTCGTCGACCTGCATCTGCATTTTATGCGCCCGGCTGTATATGACGATACGGTTGTCGTGTTCACGAAGCTCATTCAGCGGACACCTCTGCGCCTCACCTTCGCCTCCAGCATCTGCCGTGCAGGGGAGGAGGGTGCCGAAGCCGGCTGGTATGTTGAGCCGGAAGGCGAGCGCCTCGTTGAAGGCGAGACGACGTTGGCTTGGCTGAACGCGAACTGGAGACCTGCCCGAATCGAGCGGGAAGCTCCTGATGTATGGGAGCTGCTGAAGCAGGCATGCCCTTGA